From Callithrix jacchus isolate 240 chromosome 3, calJac240_pri, whole genome shotgun sequence, a single genomic window includes:
- the NOCT gene encoding nocturnin — translation MFQSPRRLCSALLQRDAPGLRRLPAPGLRRLSSPPAAAPRPASPRLLAAASGAVRSCSRTVCSMGTGTSRLYSALAKTLNSSAASQHPEYLVSPDPEHLEPIDPKELLEECRAVLHTRPPRYQRDFVDLRTDCSSTHPPIRVMQWNILAQALGEGKDNFVQCPVEALKWEERKCLILEEILAYQPDILCLQEVDHYFDTFQPLLSRLGYQGTFFPKPWSPCLDVEHNNGPDGCALFFLQNRFKLINSANIRLTAMTLKTNQVAIAQTLECKESGRQFCIAVTHLKARTGWERFRSAQGCDLLQNLQNITQGAKIPLIVCGDFNAEPTEEVYKHFASSSLNLNSAYKLLSADGQSEPPYTTWKIRTSGECRHTLDYIWYSKHALNVRSALDLLTEEQIGPNRLPSFNYPSDHLSLVCDFSFTEESDGLL, via the exons ATGTTTCAGAGCCCGCGGCGGCTTTGCTCGGCCCTGCTGCAGAGGGACGCGCCCGGCCTGCGCCGCCTGCCCGCTCCCGGGCTGCGCCGCCTGTCTTCCCCGCCGGCGGCTGCCCCTAGGCCCGCATCTCCCCGGCTGCTGGCGGCGGCCTCGGGCGCCGTGAGGTCGTGTTCCCGAACAG TGTGTTCCATGGGAACCGGTACAAGCAGACTCTATAGTGCTCTCGCCAAGACACTGAACAGCAGTGCTGCCTCCCAGCACCCAGAGTATTTGGTGTCACCTGACCCAGAACATCTGGAGCCCATTGATCCTAAGGAGCTTCTTGAGGAATGCAGGGCTGTCCTGCACACCCGACCTCCCCGGTACCAGAGAGATTTTGTGGATCTGAGGACAGATTGCTCCAGTACCCACCCACCTATCAGGGTCATGCAATGGAACATCCTCGCCCAAG CTCTTGGAGAAGGCAAAGACAACTTTGTACAATGCCCCGTTGAAGCACTCaagtgggaagaaaggaaatgtctCATCCTGGAAGAAATCCTGGCCTACCAGCCTGATATATTGTGCCTCCAGGAGGTGGACCACTATTTTGACACCTTCCAACCACTCCTCAGTAGACTAGGCTATCAAGGCACGTTTTTTCCCAAACCCTGGTCACCTTGTCTAGATGTGGAGCATAACAATGGACCAGATGGCTGTGCCTTATTTTTTCTCCAAAACCGATTCAAACTAATCAACAGTGCCAATATTAGGCTGACAGCCATGACATTGAAAACCAACCAGGTGGCCATTGCACAGACCCTGGAATGCAAAGAGTCAGGCCGACAGTTCTGCATTGCCGTCACCCATCTAAAAGCACGCACTGGCTGGGAGCGGTTTCGATCAGCTCAAGGCTGTGACCTCCTTCAGAACCTGCAAAACATCACCCAAGGAGCCAAGATTCCCCTTATTGTGTGTGGTGACTTCAACGCAGAGCCAACAGAAGAGGTCTACAAACACTTTGcttcctccagcctcaacctGAACAGTGCCTACAAGCTGCTGAGTGCTGACGGGCAGTCAGAACCCCCATATACTACCTGGAAGATCCGGACCTCAGGGGAGTGCAGGCACACCCTGGATTACATCTGGTATTCTAAACACGCTCTCAATGTAAGGTCTGCTCTCGATCTGCTCACTGAAGAACAGATCGGACCCAACCGGCTACCTTCCTTCAATTATCCTTCAGACCACCTGTCTCTAGTATGTGACTTCAGCTTTACTGAGGAATCTGATGGACTTttataa